One genomic window of Onychostoma macrolepis isolate SWU-2019 chromosome 25, ASM1243209v1, whole genome shotgun sequence includes the following:
- the csnk2a2b gene encoding casein kinase II subunit alpha', with protein sequence MPGPVAGSKSRVYADVNTLKSREYWDYEAHVPTWSNQEDYQLVRKLGRGKYSEVFEAININNNEKVVVKILKPVKKKKIKREIKILENLRGGTNIIQLMDTVKDPVSRTPALVFECINNTDFKELYQKLTDYDIRFYMYELLKALDYCHSMGIMHRDVKPHNVMIDHQLRKLRLIDWGLAEFYHPAQEYNVRVASRYFKGPELLVDYQMYDYSLDMWSLGCMLASMIFQKEPFFHGQDNYDQLVRIAKVLGTDELFGYLRKYHIELDPRFKDLLGQQTRKRWEQFVQTENQHLVSPEALDLLDKLLRYDHQQRLTATEAMEHPYFYPVVKEQSHTNTDGTIVSSGTNTPR encoded by the exons TAACCAGGAGGATTACCAGCTGGTACGGAAGCTCGGGAGGGGAAAATACAGCGAGGTCTTCGAGGCAATCAACATCAACAACAATGAGAAGGTGGTGGTCAAAATCCTCAAG CCTGTCAAGAAAAAGAAGATCAAGAGAGAGATCAAGATCCTGGAGAACCTGCGAGGAGGAACCAACATCATTCAGCTAATGGACACAGTAAAGGACCCTGTG TCTCGAACACCTGCGCTTGTCTTTGAATGCATCAATAACACAGATTTTAAG GAGCTGTATCAAAAGCTAACAGATTACGATATACGTTTTTACATGTATGAACTACTAAAG GCTCTGGACTACTGCCACAGTATGGGGATCATGCACCGCGACGTCAAACCCCACAATGTTATGATCGACCACCAGTTAAGGAAG CTGAGATTGATAGACTGGGGTCTCGCTGAGTTCTATCACCCCGCACAAGAGTACAATGTCAGAGTGGCTTCACGCTATTTCAAGGGTCCAGAACTGTTGGTGGACTACCAG atgTATGATTACAGTCTGGACATGTGGAGTCTCGGCTGCATGCTGGCCAGTATGATCTTTCAGAAAGAGCCTTTCTTTCATGGCCAAGACAACTACGATCAG TTGGTGCGGATTGCAAAAGTTCTCGGGACGGATGAGTTATTTGGCTACCTGCGCAAATACCACATTGAACTGGATCCACGATTCAAAGACCTGCTTGGCCA GCAGACACGGAAGCGCTGGGAACAGTTTGTGCAGACGGAGAACCAGCATTTGGTGAGTCCAGAGGCTCTGGACCTTCTCGACAAGCTGCTACGCTACGACCATCAGCAGAGACTGACCGCCACCGAGGCCATGGAGCACCCTTATTTCT ATCCAGTGGTGAAGGAGCAGTCTCACACTAATACAGATGGCACCATAGTGTCAAGTGGAACCAACACACCCCGATGA